The [Clostridium] colinum genome includes the window CTTTTTCAATTAAAGGTAAAATATTAATTCTTTTTAGTTGTTCATATATAAATAATCTACCTTTTTGTGTCCAATAAGTATGTAGTCTTGAGTGGATAACACCTTTACTGTCTGCATAATCGTGCGTTGTAGAACTTGTATAACCTTTATCTGCATATTTAGAATAAAGTAACCAAGTATCTCTATGTTTATATTGAATACCTAATTCATTTAACTTTTTATTTAGCCATGCTCCACCTTTTCCATAATCTTTAGCTATTTGTGTTACAGATAATAAATCTGGACATTGTAAGATTAAATCATAGTATGTAGCTTTAGGTTGCAATTCTTTTATTTGTTGTTCTTGTTGTTTGTTTACAAGTGTTAATGTTTCTAATTGTTTATTTGCAATGTTTAATGCTCTAGCCATTATTTTTTCTGGAGAGTTGTATTCTTTTTCTACTTCTAT containing:
- a CDS encoding phage antirepressor KilAC domain-containing protein; this encodes MNELLKIDLNENQEPIISGRELHQVLGVKTKYIDWFKRMLEYGFNQNIDYVLVAQKRETNNPKNPYTEITDHALKLDMAKEIAMIQRNEKGKQVRQYFIEVEKEYNSPEKIMARALNIANKQLETLTLVNKQQEQQIKELQPKATYYDLILQCPDLLSVTQIAKDYGKGGAWLNKKLNELGIQYKHRDTWLLYSKYADKGYTSSTTHDYADSKGVIHSRLHTYWTQKGRLFIYEQLKRINILPLIEKENIKDAI